In one window of Calypte anna isolate BGI_N300 chromosome 1, bCalAnn1_v1.p, whole genome shotgun sequence DNA:
- the TAF1D gene encoding TATA box-binding protein-associated factor RNA polymerase I subunit D codes for MSDTDESEASDSDYTEAQELIWSQQKELDKVHRQMESSCSRQKSAAPEESSDEHNSIHQPAAASAEIILDTSDSEIDLTAAGGSEYHPKCSIEPSEQKRFQSSRQQAESASGGPDNDSSSDSSLSPQSAVKSSETSGKQKSKLNLKAIFAYHFRGKKFKAAAHRKYKESSRKKKKKKKYESTGMPIGRPPLTASPQERKRRLQDRGFQFPFVEQHYGKKHIPLKMVLGYEQAAAKGYFQYIEVLKYEEHLKKALKALQASEDLERECLAVRKHKYLDDEGPISPIQETNDDDSVNSDNEDDFDARVVENSSFILSSKIPSKKKSKPGTKHAKVTEVIEIEDEEDCAADN; via the exons ATGAGTGATACAGATGAATCCGAGGCTTCTGATTCTGATTACACTGAGGCCCAAGAGCTGATCTGGAGCCAGCAGAAAGAACTAGATAAGGTTCATAGACAAATGGAGAGTTCCTGTTCAAGGCAGAAGAGTGCTGCTCCTGAGGAGTCTTCAGATGAGCATAACAGTATACATCaaccagcagctgcttcagctgAGATTATACTGGACACCAGTGATTCAGAAAT tgatctcactgctgctggtggcagtgaATACCATCCCAAGTGCTCCATTGAACCTTCAGAGCAAAAAAGATTTCAATCTTCAAGGCAACAAGCTGAATCTGCTTCAGGAGGGCCTGACAATGACAGCTCTTCAGATTCTTCCTTGTCCCCTCAAAGTGCAGTAAAATCATCTGAAACTTCTGGGAAGCAGAAGTCAAAACTTAATTTGAAAGCCATTTTTGCCTATCACTTCAGGGGAAAGAAGTTCAAGGCTGCTGCACACCGAAAATACAAGGAAAGCTCAcgcaagaagaagaagaagaaaaagtatgaGAGCACAGGGATGCCTATAGGGAGGCCACCACTGACAGCCTCTCCTCAAGAGCGGAAGAGAAGGCTTCAAGACAGAGGTTTTCAGTTCCCTTTTGTTGAACAGCATTATGGGAAGAAACATATTCCCTTAAAGATGGTTCTTGGCTATGAG caaGCAGCTGCAAAGGGATACTTCCAGTACATTGAAGTTCTGAAATATGAAGAACACCttaaaaaagctttgaaagcCCTCCAGGCTAGTGAAGATTTAGAAAGAGAATGTCTGGCAGTACGGAAACACAAATATTTAGATGATGAAGGCCCCATTTCCCCCATCCAGGAGACAAA tgatGATGACAGTGTGAATTCTGATAATGAAGATGACTTTGATGCCAGAGTAGTG gagaACAGCTCTTTCATTTTAAGCAGCAAAATTCCCAGTaagaaaaaatcaaagccaGGAACAAAACATGCAAAAGTAACTGAAGTGATTGAAATAGAGGATGAGGAGGACTGTGCTGCTGATAACTGA
- the C1H11orf54 gene encoding ester hydrolase C11orf54 homolog, translating into MAKVERFAFHVPSLEELAGVLQKGLKENFADAQVSVVDCPDLTQEPFKFPAKGICGKPRIADVGGVPYLIPVAKTEKIYDLNAVAKDIELPGAFFLGAGAASSRITGGNAELIPIVQTKSEKKPAVNGSYFAHINPADKGCLLEKYSSKYTDCEFGLLANLYASEGQPGKVIEVKANGRTGELNFVSCLRQILEKHYGEKPVGMGGTFIIQKGKAKIHIMPSEFSACPLNTDEDVNNWLKFFEMKAPLICQPVIVSRDPGFDLRLEHTHCFSHHGEGGHYHQDTSPDTVQYRGYLLPAELLFRIDRPTETHLIGRD; encoded by the exons atggCCAAAGTTGAAAGGTTTGCTTTCCATGTTCCAAGTCTGGAGGAGCTTGCTGGGG TTTTGCAGAAAGGGCTTAAGGAAAACTTTGCTGATGCTCAAGTCTCTGTTGTAGACTGTCCTGATTTGACTCAAGAGCCCTTCAAATTTCCTGCTAAAG GAATATGTGGAAAGCCTAGAATAGCAGATGTGGGAGGTGTTCCTTACCTTATACCTgttgcaaaaacagaaaaa ATTTATGATCTAAATGCAGTTGCAAAAGACATAGAGCTACCTGGTGCTTTCTTTcttggagctggagctgcttcaTCTAGGATTACTGGAGGAAATGCTGAG cttatcCCTATCGTTCAAACTAAGAGTGAAAAAAAGCCTGCTGTAAATGGGAGCTACTTTGCTCACATAAATCCTGCAGATAAAGGGTGCCTGCTTGAGAAGTACAGCAGTAAATACACTGATTGTGAGTTTGGGCTGTTGGCCAACCTTTATGCCAGTGAGGGCCAACCTGGTAAG GTTATTGAAGTGAAAGCCAATGGAAGAACTGGGGAACTTAACTTTGTATCTTGTCTGAGACAAATTTTAGAGAAACACTATGGAGAAAAGCCAGTTGGGATGGGTGGTACATTTATCATCCAGAAGGGGAAAGCAAAGATTCACATAATG CCTTCAGAATTTTCTGCCTGTCCTCTGAACACCGATGAGGATGTGAATAACTGGCTGAAATTCTTTGAAATGAAGGCTCCACTGATTTGTCAGCCAGTAATAGTTTCCAGAGATCCA GGCTTCGATCTGCGCCTGGAGCACACGCACTGCTTCAGCCACCACGGGGAGGGAGGGCACTACCACCAGGACACCAGCCCCGACACCGTGCAGTACCGGGGGTACCTCCTGCCCGCCGAGCTGCTCTTCCGCATCGACAGACCCACCGAGACCCACCTCATCGGCAGGgactga